A single Xylella taiwanensis DNA region contains:
- a CDS encoding GumC family protein, with the protein MARVSITMKQQNQVSSTTFDSSEPSGLSLLDFWRVLVSGYRLIMGISISVTLLVPGISLLLPREFRATTTLQIERDTLKVANVQNLMPVESPLDRDFYQTQYQLLQSRSLALAVIRNMRLDKEPMLKPRVDKVLAKKPSIAGDIRKAAVERALIEIILSSLKIEPILNSRLVHVHFNSSDPVLSAKVANSYARMFIESQQQRRLQASSFAAKYLAGRLEQLRAKVDASESNLVAYSTDQKIVSVDDDKPSLSLQNLRDLNALLASAQGERIKAEAAWRQASVCDDMSVPQVLSNPLVQSLRTEQADMVDEYQQKLSMFKPQYPEMQRLKAKIEENSHQIKAEVLNIRQSLKTQYETTLLQERLFNERIAVLEKDELDLQTRLIRYNMLKREAATDRQLYDALLQRYKEISALGDGASNNVMVLDPADVPTRPTSPNLLMNTVLGAIFGLFLGLTVVVVRYFLREAE; encoded by the coding sequence CTGGCGCGCGTATCGATAACTATGAAACAACAAAATCAGGTTTCGTCAACTACTTTTGATTCTTCAGAACCATCGGGTCTGAGTCTTTTGGATTTTTGGCGTGTGTTGGTCAGTGGATATCGGCTGATCATGGGGATTTCCATAAGTGTAACTTTGCTGGTGCCTGGTATTTCATTGCTGCTGCCTCGAGAATTTCGCGCGACCACGACGTTGCAGATCGAACGGGATACGTTGAAGGTAGCTAATGTCCAGAATCTGATGCCGGTAGAGTCGCCGTTGGATCGTGATTTCTACCAAACTCAATACCAGTTACTACAGAGCCGTTCGTTGGCCCTTGCAGTGATTCGTAATATGCGGTTGGATAAGGAGCCCATGTTGAAACCCCGCGTCGATAAGGTGTTGGCAAAGAAGCCCTCCATCGCAGGTGATATTCGCAAGGCTGCTGTCGAGCGCGCCCTTATCGAAATAATTTTAAGTAGTTTGAAGATCGAACCGATCCTCAACTCGCGGTTGGTACATGTGCATTTCAATTCTTCAGATCCGGTGTTATCGGCCAAGGTAGCCAATAGCTATGCAAGGATGTTCATTGAGAGTCAACAACAACGTCGTCTGCAGGCCTCCTCGTTTGCAGCCAAGTATCTTGCTGGACGCTTAGAACAGCTGCGTGCCAAGGTGGATGCGTCCGAAAGCAATTTAGTTGCCTATTCCACTGATCAAAAGATTGTTTCTGTGGATGATGACAAACCATCGCTGTCTTTGCAGAACCTCAGAGACCTGAATGCGCTGCTGGCCTCTGCGCAAGGTGAGCGGATTAAGGCCGAAGCTGCTTGGCGTCAAGCCAGTGTTTGTGACGATATGAGTGTCCCTCAGGTACTGTCCAACCCGTTGGTGCAGTCCTTACGTACCGAACAGGCGGATATGGTCGATGAATATCAGCAGAAATTGTCGATGTTCAAACCGCAGTATCCGGAGATGCAACGCCTGAAGGCAAAGATCGAAGAAAACAGCCATCAGATCAAGGCGGAAGTGCTCAATATTCGACAGTCGTTGAAGACACAGTACGAGACGACGTTGCTTCAGGAGCGTCTGTTCAACGAGCGCATTGCAGTGCTAGAAAAAGATGAATTGGATCTGCAAACGCGCCTTATCCGTTACAACATGCTCAAGCGAGAGGCTGCAACAGATCGTCAACTCTATGATGCGTTGTTGCAACGTTATAAGGAGATTAGCGCGCTTGGGGATGGCGCGAGTAACAATGTGATGGTGTTGGACCCGGCTGACGTGCCAACTCGGCCGACTTCACCGAACCTCTTAATGAACACGGTATTGGGTGCGATCTTCGGTCTCTTTTTAGGTTTGACGGTGGTGGTTGTGCGGTATTTCCTGCGCGAAGCGGAATGA
- a CDS encoding polysaccharide biosynthesis/export family protein, whose amino-acid sequence MKLTGRFSSIASVSLMCAVTLMACNTAPHSLARSLPEPDGLVFSKVQSEYKIAPGDLLLIKVFQVDDLERQVRVDNSGRITLPLLGSIDVSGKGVAELERLIANRYRGGYLQDPQVSVFLQEANARRVTVTGAVTEPGIYPLIGTNLTLQQAVAQAKGVNTLASLQNVVVFRNVKGQKMLARFDLTRIERGKDPDPEIYAGDLIVVYRSDMRLFLRTLVEITPFVMVWRAYR is encoded by the coding sequence ATGAAATTAACAGGACGTTTCAGCTCGATAGCGAGTGTGTCTTTGATGTGTGCGGTTACCCTGATGGCTTGCAATACTGCACCACATTCTCTGGCCCGCTCTCTGCCAGAACCGGATGGACTGGTATTTTCGAAGGTGCAGTCTGAATACAAAATTGCTCCTGGCGACTTATTGCTGATCAAGGTGTTCCAGGTGGATGATCTGGAGCGTCAGGTCCGTGTGGACAACAGTGGGCGTATTACCCTGCCATTGTTGGGAAGCATTGATGTGTCCGGTAAAGGCGTGGCTGAGTTGGAACGACTCATCGCTAATCGCTACCGCGGAGGGTATCTGCAGGATCCTCAGGTTTCTGTTTTTCTCCAAGAGGCTAATGCGCGCCGTGTGACCGTGACTGGCGCAGTCACTGAGCCGGGCATCTATCCGTTGATCGGTACCAACCTGACCTTACAGCAAGCCGTTGCTCAGGCTAAGGGTGTAAACACGCTGGCGAGTCTTCAAAACGTGGTCGTATTCCGGAATGTCAAAGGCCAGAAGATGTTGGCGCGTTTTGACCTGACGCGTATTGAGCGTGGTAAGGATCCTGATCCTGAGATATACGCCGGCGATCTCATCGTTGTTTACCGTTCCGATATGCGCCTGTTCCTGCGCACTCTGGTTGAGATTACTCCCTTCGTTATGGTCTGGCGCGCGTATCGATAA